One window of the Danaus plexippus chromosome 25, MEX_DaPlex, whole genome shotgun sequence genome contains the following:
- the LOC116775151 gene encoding transmembrane protein 14C, which produces MGVDILGFAYAATVAAGGIMGYAKAGSIPSLGAGIIFGSILGIGAYQLSQDPSNYSLMLGTTASLGGLMGYRYYNSRKFMPAGLMAAMSAGMLVKLLIKNVNAHPLSVKNN; this is translated from the exons ATGGGAGTCGATATCCTTGGTTTTGCATATGCTGCAACAGTAGCTGCTGGCGGTATTATGGGTTATGCTAAAGCAG GTTCAATTCCCTCCCTAGGCGCCGGAATCATTTTTGGATCTATAttag gAATTGGAGCCTATCAGCTTTCTCAAGACCCCTCAAACTACTCCCTCATGCTGGGTACTACAGCGTCTCTTGGAGGACTCATGGGATAtag ataCTACAACAGTAGAAAATTTATGCCTGCTGGTTTGATGGCTGCAATGTCTGCTGGGATGTTGGtcaagttattaataaagaatgtAAATGCCCACCCATTAtcagttaaaaataactaa